One window of Pseudacidobacterium ailaaui genomic DNA carries:
- a CDS encoding carboxypeptidase regulatory-like domain-containing protein, which yields MRRKLWMYVTLTCFCVCIFAVGTALAQTVRGTLSGTITDSSGAVIANASVQAKNEKTGDVSTVVSTSAGTYRFPELPLGTYDVSVSAPGFKSSVSTGILVQIQQITTLNVTLQPGAEAQTITVNANAPTLQTESSDIGGIVAARQIVELPLALGGVGALRSPEAFVFLLPGTTGPGTANSNNGIFLSKIAGGQNYGNEVLIDGASQQRSENGSSFDEEAPSVEALQEFKITTAMPQAEYGRTTGGIENFVTKSGTNSFHGTAYEIFRNEDLDANTWFNNGNRAFYCSGSNNTPACRAQYARPQDKKNDYGGTLGGPVWIPKLYNGKDKLFFFFSWEQLGYKLGATNISTVPTVAMRNGDFSGPLIYRTDLAPVGTNPCQGNAPVYQGEIFDPLTERTVNTPNGPVTCRDQFPGNKIDPSRFSAVAKNILNYYPLPTNDQQFNNFAFTSAIPINNTTYTVRIDANLTEKSRIWGSYSARENNRISGGNPILPDPVDPNTWKQDFLTHFGRFGWDYTFTPNLLNHLNFGSNRSNSINYAQAIFAGKNWSQALGIANANSLNFPQITNGNVDNLGNPPQNDDNVDNGLRLNESVAWQRGRHSLAFGLDLRWQQYSPINGNSPTINFCGNETASERGIADGFGFASQLLGLACGGSQSIIPHQSRWTSWYYALFLQDDFKVTKDLTLNLGVRWDVDMPRHEAKNYTSNFSPTANDPEFNVPGALVFGTNCHGCNTAWADTWYKDIGPRIGFAYSPSQMEGKTVFRGGAGIIYGPLQYSDFGGSMNTGYRANPTFPDNGFDPSFTLDAGYPSFAQPPNLDPGIFNGQPVSGSYIEKQYGRPAMVSEWTLQMQQELATDLIMTVGYVGNKAQNLHSNIQNINNIDQKYFSLGNHLNDPVIGNTVGITEPFPGFNALWNGATVQRALRPFPQYDFIDSGCCLQNVGMSSYEAMMVSLERRFHNGLNLQASYTWSKTITNSDSLLPNNGVGVAQVQNVNDLHQEKAISAQDIPHTVVLSWLYDLPFGRGKTWLNHGFASYVAGGWEVGSVQRYMSGQPFSFCCATGIPGFQNQIRFDRVPASDLKSPAYHQGRINPIGAQQADPNTNSLFNLDTIRQPNGGAFYDQNAVANRGEYGAFTLGNMPRVTGEVRTPAYYNEDFSILKNTPIHENVVFQLKFELLNAFNRHTWSIPDTGPNDILFGVPNGTLNTPRNVQITGRINF from the coding sequence ATGCGGCGAAAACTCTGGATGTACGTGACGCTGACCTGCTTCTGCGTCTGCATCTTTGCCGTCGGAACAGCCTTGGCGCAAACGGTGCGCGGAACGCTGTCCGGCACCATTACTGATTCTTCCGGCGCGGTGATTGCCAATGCCAGCGTGCAGGCAAAAAACGAAAAAACAGGAGACGTCTCCACGGTTGTTTCCACCTCGGCCGGCACCTATCGTTTTCCTGAGCTGCCGCTGGGCACTTATGACGTTTCCGTGTCTGCGCCAGGGTTCAAAAGCTCAGTCTCTACCGGAATTCTGGTCCAGATCCAGCAGATTACAACCCTGAACGTCACGCTTCAACCGGGAGCAGAAGCGCAGACCATCACGGTAAATGCCAATGCACCCACGCTCCAGACCGAGTCGTCTGATATTGGCGGCATTGTTGCCGCCCGCCAGATTGTGGAGCTGCCACTGGCACTGGGCGGGGTCGGGGCCTTGCGCTCCCCTGAGGCCTTTGTCTTCCTGCTGCCGGGGACCACGGGCCCGGGCACAGCCAACAGCAACAACGGCATCTTTCTTTCCAAGATTGCCGGCGGTCAGAACTACGGCAACGAGGTGCTGATTGACGGGGCCAGCCAACAGCGCAGTGAGAACGGCTCGTCCTTTGATGAAGAGGCACCGTCGGTCGAGGCACTGCAAGAGTTCAAGATCACCACGGCCATGCCGCAGGCCGAATATGGACGCACCACGGGCGGCATTGAAAACTTTGTCACCAAGAGCGGCACCAACAGCTTCCACGGCACGGCATATGAGATCTTCCGCAATGAAGATCTGGATGCAAACACCTGGTTCAACAACGGCAACCGCGCCTTCTACTGCTCCGGTTCGAACAACACGCCGGCCTGCCGCGCACAGTACGCCCGTCCCCAGGACAAAAAGAACGATTACGGCGGTACGCTGGGCGGTCCGGTCTGGATCCCGAAACTTTACAACGGCAAGGACAAGCTCTTCTTCTTCTTTAGCTGGGAGCAGCTTGGTTATAAGCTGGGCGCCACCAATATTTCCACTGTCCCCACCGTGGCCATGAGGAACGGCGACTTCTCTGGCCCACTCATTTACCGCACCGACCTGGCGCCGGTAGGCACCAACCCCTGCCAGGGCAATGCGCCCGTCTATCAGGGAGAGATCTTTGATCCTCTTACGGAGCGCACCGTCAACACACCGAACGGTCCGGTGACTTGCCGCGACCAGTTCCCGGGCAACAAGATTGACCCCAGCCGCTTCAGCGCAGTGGCAAAGAACATCCTGAATTACTATCCTCTGCCTACCAATGACCAGCAGTTCAATAACTTTGCCTTTACCAGCGCGATTCCGATCAACAACACCACTTACACGGTGCGGATTGACGCAAACCTGACAGAGAAGAGCAGAATCTGGGGATCATACAGTGCGCGTGAGAACAACCGCATCTCCGGCGGCAATCCGATCCTGCCTGACCCGGTGGACCCCAACACCTGGAAGCAGGACTTCCTCACCCACTTCGGCCGGTTCGGCTGGGACTACACCTTCACTCCAAACCTGCTGAACCACCTGAATTTCGGCAGCAACCGCAGCAACAGCATCAACTACGCCCAGGCCATCTTTGCCGGAAAGAACTGGTCCCAGGCACTGGGAATTGCAAACGCAAACTCTCTGAACTTTCCGCAGATCACCAATGGCAACGTGGACAATCTGGGTAATCCACCACAGAACGACGACAACGTTGACAATGGTCTTCGCTTGAATGAAAGCGTGGCCTGGCAGCGCGGGCGTCACAGCCTGGCCTTCGGACTGGACCTGCGCTGGCAGCAGTATTCGCCCATCAACGGCAACAGCCCGACCATCAATTTCTGCGGCAATGAAACGGCTTCTGAGCGCGGTATCGCCGATGGCTTCGGTTTTGCCAGCCAGTTGCTGGGGCTGGCCTGCGGAGGAAGCCAGAGCATTATTCCTCACCAGTCGCGCTGGACTTCCTGGTATTACGCGCTGTTCCTGCAGGACGATTTCAAGGTCACCAAAGACCTGACCCTGAACCTGGGCGTGCGCTGGGACGTGGATATGCCGCGCCACGAGGCGAAGAATTACACCTCCAACTTCAGCCCAACCGCCAACGACCCGGAATTCAACGTGCCCGGTGCTTTGGTGTTTGGCACCAATTGCCATGGCTGCAATACGGCCTGGGCAGACACCTGGTATAAGGACATTGGTCCGCGCATCGGTTTCGCTTACTCTCCATCGCAGATGGAAGGAAAGACGGTCTTCCGCGGCGGAGCGGGCATCATCTACGGACCTCTCCAGTACTCCGATTTTGGCGGCAGCATGAACACTGGCTATCGCGCCAACCCCACCTTCCCGGACAATGGCTTTGACCCGTCCTTTACCCTGGACGCGGGCTATCCGTCCTTTGCCCAGCCGCCAAACCTTGATCCTGGAATCTTCAACGGCCAGCCCGTCAGCGGTTCTTATATCGAAAAGCAGTATGGCCGGCCGGCCATGGTCAGCGAGTGGACGCTGCAGATGCAGCAGGAACTGGCCACAGACCTGATTATGACTGTGGGTTATGTCGGCAACAAGGCGCAGAACCTGCACTCCAATATTCAGAACATCAACAACATTGACCAGAAGTACTTTTCACTCGGAAACCATCTGAACGATCCGGTGATTGGAAACACAGTAGGCATCACCGAGCCTTTCCCCGGCTTCAACGCTCTTTGGAATGGCGCAACCGTGCAGCGTGCGCTCCGTCCTTTCCCGCAGTATGACTTCATTGACAGCGGATGCTGCCTGCAGAACGTGGGCATGTCCAGCTATGAAGCCATGATGGTTTCACTGGAGCGCCGCTTCCATAACGGCCTGAACCTGCAGGCTTCTTACACCTGGTCAAAGACCATTACAAACTCCGACAGCCTTCTGCCCAACAACGGCGTGGGGGTTGCGCAGGTACAGAACGTGAATGACCTGCATCAGGAGAAGGCCATCAGCGCACAGGACATCCCTCATACCGTGGTATTGAGCTGGCTCTATGACCTGCCCTTTGGCCGCGGCAAAACCTGGCTGAACCATGGCTTTGCCAGTTATGTTGCCGGAGGATGGGAAGTTGGCTCTGTCCAGCGGTATATGTCCGGACAACCCTTCTCCTTCTGCTGCGCAACGGGCATTCCTGGCTTCCAGAACCAGATCCGCTTTGACCGCGTACCTGCTTCTGACCTGAAGAGCCCGGCCTACCATCAGGGACGCATCAACCCCATTGGCGCACAGCAGGCCGACCCCAATACCAACAGCTTGTTCAATCTGGACACGATCCGCCAACCAAATGGAGGCGCGTTCTATGACCAGAATGCTGTTGCCAATCGCGGAGAGTACGGCGCCTTCACCCTCGGCAACATGCCGCGTGTCACCGGCGAAGTGCGTACACCAGCCTATTACAACGAAGACTTCAGCATCCTCAAAAACACGCCCATCCACGAAAACGTGGTATTCCAGCTGAAATTTGAGCTGCTGAACGCCTTCAACCGTCATACCTGGAGCATTCCGGATACGGGCCCGAACGATATTTTGTTCGGTGTTCCGAACGGGACCCTGAATACTCCCCGCAATGTGCAGATCACGGGAAGAATCAATTTCTAG
- a CDS encoding response regulator, with amino-acid sequence MSSEEKAAVRILIADDHPVVRAGLASMLATYSDLEVVGSVSDGQQALELLREKPADILLLDLRMPALNGEQTMRALRQMDAPPRVIVLTSYESDEDIYGAIRAGAHGYLLKASSEEEMMLAIHTVYRGGRYFPPHIAARFAERVPRAQLEPQQREILDLIAEGMSDTQVAERTGLALAEVWERLNTMIETLDALEEARTQGEKITIADIARKAGVSMATVSRVLHNKGKHTEETRRAVMKVVREYDFQINDKAASLAMMRSTQQQD; translated from the coding sequence ATGTCCAGTGAGGAAAAAGCCGCAGTCCGCATTCTGATTGCAGATGATCACCCGGTTGTGCGCGCGGGGCTGGCAAGCATGTTGGCTACGTACTCTGACCTGGAAGTGGTGGGCAGCGTCTCAGACGGACAGCAGGCGCTGGAGCTGCTCAGGGAAAAGCCTGCCGACATTCTGCTGCTGGACCTCCGTATGCCGGCGCTCAATGGCGAGCAGACCATGCGCGCCCTCCGGCAGATGGATGCGCCCCCGCGCGTGATCGTCTTGACGAGTTATGAAAGCGATGAGGACATCTATGGGGCCATCCGCGCCGGAGCCCATGGATATCTGCTGAAGGCCTCTTCAGAAGAAGAGATGATGCTGGCCATTCACACCGTATACCGCGGTGGGCGTTATTTTCCCCCGCACATTGCGGCCCGTTTTGCCGAGCGTGTTCCCCGTGCCCAGTTGGAGCCGCAGCAGCGCGAGATTCTGGATCTGATAGCGGAAGGCATGAGCGATACGCAGGTCGCGGAAAGGACCGGGTTGGCCCTTGCTGAGGTGTGGGAGCGGCTGAATACGATGATTGAGACCCTGGATGCTCTTGAGGAAGCGCGCACCCAGGGAGAAAAGATCACCATTGCCGACATTGCGCGCAAGGCGGGGGTCTCCATGGCGACCGTCTCCCGGGTGCTGCATAACAAGGGGAAACATACAGAGGAGACCCGGCGCGCTGTAATGAAGGTTGTCCGGGAATACGATTTTCAGATCAATGACAAGGCCGCTTCCCTGGCGATGATGCGCAGCACGCAGCAGCAGGACTAG
- a CDS encoding family 43 glycosylhydrolase, which produces MKTSGLLLLLLWALTTPMRAQLAMNTSTSFRIVNSNSGLSLAIAGDAQLAGTTAVQDTDAALQSTRWQFVPEGNNTYLIENLYTGQVLGISLASTAPGALALDWADNGTPDHLWQVLDAGNGQYKIRNVNSGLLLGISGASTAPGAPALQWVDNGTPDHLWTLQPAGAAYPGPLPAKIEYSSTDTAGIHDPSMIRTFWGYALFSTHSAIHEHVSLDRVHFFDAGTALPAVPAWTADETLGSGDLWAPDVSWRNGKFWLYYAASSFGSANSAIGLATSWTALPGQWKDSGTPVLTSEQCPGANAIDPAIVVDDSGVPWMSFGSFYGGIYLIQLDKTTGQVAAGATCEHLANRIGNADAIEGSYIYHHGGYYYLFVSLDFCCQGSNSTYHIGVGRSVNVNGPYYDRGGLRMDQGGVTLLRTSQGRYIGPGGQTVMEDMRGPLLVYHYYDGENNGLPTLGMNELGWTSDGWPFIRSKTEAQQH; this is translated from the coding sequence TTGAAAACTTCTGGCCTGCTCCTGCTTCTTCTATGGGCCTTGACCACGCCCATGCGCGCCCAGCTTGCCATGAACACCAGCACATCATTTCGCATCGTCAATTCCAACAGCGGTCTTTCTTTGGCCATTGCCGGCGATGCGCAACTGGCCGGGACTACCGCGGTCCAGGATACGGACGCGGCACTTCAAAGCACCCGCTGGCAGTTTGTTCCTGAAGGAAACAACACCTATCTGATTGAAAACCTGTATACAGGTCAGGTCCTCGGAATCTCGCTCGCCTCCACCGCGCCCGGGGCCCTCGCACTGGACTGGGCCGATAATGGCACTCCCGACCATCTCTGGCAGGTTCTGGATGCGGGCAACGGCCAATACAAAATCAGAAATGTGAACAGCGGCCTGCTGCTAGGCATCTCCGGCGCCTCGACCGCCCCGGGAGCACCTGCCTTGCAATGGGTGGACAACGGTACCCCGGACCACCTCTGGACCTTGCAGCCGGCGGGCGCAGCCTATCCCGGCCCTCTACCGGCCAAGATCGAATACAGCAGCACCGACACAGCAGGCATCCATGATCCATCCATGATCCGAACTTTTTGGGGATACGCCCTTTTTTCCACCCACAGCGCAATCCATGAGCATGTATCGCTGGACCGGGTCCACTTTTTTGACGCGGGCACAGCGTTGCCTGCCGTCCCCGCCTGGACCGCGGACGAGACCCTTGGCAGCGGAGACCTGTGGGCCCCCGATGTTTCATGGAGAAATGGGAAATTCTGGCTTTACTATGCCGCTTCCAGTTTCGGCAGTGCCAACTCGGCCATAGGCCTGGCCACTAGCTGGACCGCCCTGCCGGGCCAGTGGAAGGACTCCGGCACTCCGGTCCTCACCTCCGAGCAGTGTCCCGGCGCCAACGCCATCGACCCGGCCATTGTAGTGGACGACTCCGGTGTCCCCTGGATGTCCTTTGGCTCATTTTACGGGGGCATCTATCTCATTCAGCTCGATAAGACCACCGGACAGGTGGCCGCTGGCGCAACCTGCGAACATCTGGCCAACCGGATCGGAAATGCTGACGCCATTGAAGGTTCTTATATCTACCATCACGGCGGTTATTACTATCTTTTTGTTTCCCTGGATTTCTGCTGCCAGGGAAGCAACAGCACCTATCACATTGGCGTGGGCCGATCTGTAAACGTCAATGGCCCCTATTATGACCGTGGTGGCCTGCGCATGGACCAGGGAGGTGTTACGTTGCTGCGGACCTCTCAGGGCCGCTATATCGGTCCGGGCGGGCAGACAGTCATGGAAGACATGCGCGGGCCTTTGCTTGTCTACCACTATTACGACGGAGAAAATAATGGCTTGCCTACACTGGGAATGAACGAACTAGGCTGGACCAGTGATGGATGGCCGTTCATCCGATCAAAAACAGAGGCGCAGCAGCACTAG
- a CDS encoding histidine kinase, whose product MNTLQRHRFTAQTWLLAVVVVLAVIATVLYWRSPWRGLPYQDSFNAGKTSEWTPYAGNWSLTNGGIRNDSNERGAKLITGSPFWRDYSVEADMELLGEGGDAGLMIRASDIEHGVDSYNGYYAGLRTADQSLVLGRAEHGWIEFPPAKMPGGIRPGRWYHLKLGAFGCNISVSAQEIGRNNAQTITAHDPNCFHSGKIGLRSMVAGGVWRNVHAERLSNAEAAVLTSAKSPAQMMVYPTNQGTMIVPENHLQAAPEAPRGPFVPIHELRLFPVTRPVHVAVRGTVILTDPLYVQDSSGGVEVVLRDRTLLRVGDEVEVEGDVYPEGLIAVIRNATARPSGGMAPRPPLSVTADQAATGAYHAMFLEVEGTLQNKTSISDGMDVLELRDGLQVFRALPASLTVSDAFRKLEKKSLVRLRGVCLVDAAHTQNAVPFALLVSSPEDVKVLVGPPWWSADHLIALALIMLAAGYFVHFLYSRAEQWRLRAVIDERERLAHEIHDTLAQSFAGIGFQLRAIRNRISKNSGPPDKPALLEELDRAAELVRHSHDEARRSITTLRPDATEAGGLIAALEQIALQMVGRHAVQIETSVEGEARPIPLRVLDCLFRIGQESIANAIQHGHPSRLIIRAVYHPAEITLVIEDNGNGFVPRHESDGFGLTAMRQRAESIGGSLTIDTAPGRGTRIEAHAPAPPEKHRLLRLAYDEEKHVQ is encoded by the coding sequence GTGAACACTTTGCAGAGGCATCGGTTTACCGCGCAGACCTGGCTTTTGGCTGTGGTCGTCGTGCTGGCGGTGATCGCCACCGTGCTTTACTGGCGCAGTCCCTGGCGCGGGCTGCCGTACCAGGACTCCTTTAACGCTGGCAAAACCAGCGAGTGGACCCCCTATGCGGGAAACTGGAGCCTGACCAATGGTGGAATCCGCAATGATTCCAATGAGCGGGGGGCAAAGCTGATTACCGGATCGCCTTTCTGGCGGGACTATTCGGTGGAGGCAGACATGGAGCTGCTGGGCGAAGGCGGAGACGCAGGACTCATGATTCGCGCCAGCGACATCGAGCACGGGGTGGATTCCTACAACGGCTACTATGCCGGCTTGCGCACGGCCGACCAGTCGCTGGTGCTGGGACGTGCTGAGCATGGGTGGATCGAGTTTCCTCCCGCAAAGATGCCAGGCGGAATCCGACCCGGCCGTTGGTATCACCTGAAGCTGGGTGCATTTGGCTGCAATATCAGTGTTTCTGCGCAGGAAATTGGTCGCAACAATGCGCAGACAATCACAGCGCACGACCCGAATTGCTTCCATTCCGGAAAGATCGGGCTGCGGTCGATGGTGGCCGGTGGTGTCTGGAGAAATGTGCACGCCGAGCGGCTTTCAAACGCGGAAGCCGCCGTTCTGACTTCGGCAAAATCTCCGGCCCAGATGATGGTCTATCCCACCAATCAAGGAACCATGATCGTACCTGAGAACCATCTTCAGGCTGCTCCCGAGGCCCCGCGGGGACCTTTTGTGCCCATCCATGAGCTGCGGCTCTTTCCCGTGACGCGCCCGGTGCATGTCGCGGTGCGGGGAACGGTGATCTTGACTGACCCTCTCTATGTACAGGATTCAAGCGGCGGCGTCGAAGTGGTCCTTCGGGACAGAACACTGCTGCGCGTAGGCGATGAGGTGGAAGTGGAAGGCGATGTATACCCGGAGGGACTGATCGCCGTCATCCGCAATGCCACCGCCCGCCCCTCGGGAGGCATGGCGCCAAGGCCGCCTCTTTCTGTGACTGCCGACCAGGCTGCCACCGGTGCCTACCATGCCATGTTTCTGGAGGTGGAAGGCACTTTGCAGAACAAAACCTCAATTTCCGATGGCATGGATGTGCTGGAATTGCGGGACGGGCTACAGGTCTTTCGTGCCTTGCCCGCCTCGCTTACGGTTTCTGACGCCTTCAGAAAGCTGGAAAAGAAGAGCCTTGTACGCCTGAGGGGGGTGTGTCTGGTGGATGCGGCACACACGCAGAATGCTGTTCCCTTTGCGCTGCTGGTCAGCTCTCCGGAAGACGTCAAGGTGCTGGTAGGGCCGCCCTGGTGGAGCGCCGACCATCTGATTGCTCTGGCCCTCATTATGCTTGCCGCGGGGTATTTTGTGCATTTTCTCTACAGCCGCGCGGAACAGTGGCGTTTACGGGCGGTCATTGATGAACGGGAGCGGCTGGCGCATGAGATCCACGACACTCTGGCGCAAAGTTTTGCCGGAATCGGTTTTCAGCTCCGCGCAATTCGCAACCGTATCTCGAAAAACAGCGGCCCTCCGGACAAACCCGCGCTGCTCGAAGAGCTGGACCGCGCAGCCGAGCTGGTGCGGCACAGTCATGATGAAGCCAGACGCAGCATTACTACGCTTCGTCCGGATGCCACGGAAGCCGGGGGCCTGATCGCGGCGCTGGAGCAGATTGCGCTGCAAATGGTAGGAAGACATGCGGTGCAGATCGAAACATCGGTGGAAGGCGAGGCCCGCCCCATCCCCCTTCGCGTCCTCGATTGCCTTTTTCGCATCGGGCAGGAGTCCATTGCCAATGCCATCCAGCACGGGCATCCCAGCCGGTTGATCATCCGCGCCGTCTATCATCCAGCGGAAATTACTCTGGTGATTGAAGATAATGGCAACGGCTTTGTCCCCCGGCATGAGTCAGACGGTTTTGGCCTGACGGCCATGCGTCAGCGCGCAGAGAGCATTGGGGGAAGTCTTACTATTGACACCGCTCCGGGAAGAGGCACACGGATTGAGGCCCATGCGCCGGCCCCTCCGGAAAAGCACAGGCTGTTGCGCCTCGCTTATGATGAGGAAAAGCATGTCCAGTGA
- a CDS encoding substrate-binding domain-containing protein, with protein sequence MNFFDYTFRTGFFPLCMLLLTAGCHRGPYRVAVIPRTTALTIWEAVHAGVEFAARPAGILVYWNAPTSEDDIQQQAALVDRVVDEHYQGLILAPDQPLALMAPVRRAIAHGVHTVVIASPLSIPAQQDLAYIVNDDEATGRMAARRLGEVLHGQGQVAVLGVNPESLSDLAILHAFESELAEHFPQVVIADRRTGTHNATEAQQIADEVLATHPAIRAVFSLSAMASNGAIAALQGRDLTEKVKLIGFEQSVELGNEVRTGAMDALIAEDTYEMGHRALVLLAKYRSGHLPAQELRLQPVLLTRENIDSPLAKRLMNRDWGRKP encoded by the coding sequence ATGAATTTTTTTGATTACACCTTTCGGACCGGCTTCTTCCCCCTGTGTATGCTGCTGCTGACAGCAGGCTGCCATCGGGGACCGTATCGGGTTGCCGTGATTCCCCGGACCACGGCGCTGACCATCTGGGAGGCCGTCCATGCTGGGGTCGAGTTTGCCGCCCGGCCCGCTGGGATCCTGGTTTACTGGAATGCTCCCACCAGTGAAGACGATATCCAGCAGCAGGCGGCGCTGGTGGACCGCGTGGTCGATGAGCACTATCAGGGCTTGATTCTGGCCCCGGACCAGCCGCTGGCCCTGATGGCACCTGTCCGAAGGGCCATAGCCCACGGAGTGCATACGGTTGTGATTGCCTCGCCCCTGTCGATCCCGGCGCAACAGGACCTTGCCTACATCGTGAACGATGATGAGGCCACGGGCCGCATGGCGGCGCGGCGTCTGGGCGAGGTGCTCCATGGCCAGGGCCAGGTGGCTGTGCTGGGAGTGAATCCTGAATCTCTGAGTGACCTGGCCATTCTGCACGCCTTTGAATCAGAGCTTGCGGAGCATTTTCCCCAGGTAGTGATTGCAGACCGCCGGACGGGCACGCATAATGCTACGGAAGCACAGCAGATTGCCGATGAAGTCCTGGCCACGCATCCTGCGATTCGCGCGGTCTTTTCGCTTTCCGCCATGGCCAGCAATGGCGCCATCGCCGCCCTGCAGGGCAGGGACCTTACGGAAAAGGTAAAGCTGATCGGGTTTGAGCAGAGTGTAGAGCTGGGCAATGAGGTCCGAACGGGGGCCATGGACGCCTTGATCGCAGAAGATACATACGAGATGGGCCATCGTGCTCTGGTTTTGCTGGCCAAATATCGTTCCGGTCATTTGCCGGCGCAGGAGCTCCGTCTGCAACCGGTCCTGCTGACACGCGAGAACATTGATTCTCCGCTGGCGAAAAGGTTGATGAACCGGGACTGGGGACGCAAGCCGTGA